The genomic window TCGGCTGTGCTGTTTTCACCGCCCTTTTGCGCTGCCCTTACTGCCTTGCCGGCAAGCCCGTCTGGAAGAACAACAGGCGGCTCGCCGTATTTCTGGCGTGAGTTGATATAATCATTTATGTCCTTTGCAAGCTCATCGCTCTCGGTCTGAAACTGCGCTGTATTTTCTGCGGCAACTGAGTAGGCGGTGTCATTATCAAGCTGTGAGAACACTTCTTTATATTCGTCATCAAAAACATACCCCTTATAAGCTGCAAAGCACAATAGAACAGCCGAGACGGCACTCACGATAAGTGTGATAAGCAGTGCTGGCCTTAATAGCTTCAAAAGCATAAACCCAAACTCTCTCATATCTCTTTGCCCCCTAACAGGCTGCTGTCAAGCTGGCCGCAGAAATACAGATCATTCATTGTCGGCTCACATAGTATGGCGTTTTGCGTGGGTCTTTGCTTTGATATCGTCTTGCACCGGGTATCTTCATAATACAGCCTTTCGAGCGGCAGCTCCCCCATTTCCTCCTCGGGTATCTCCCACACAAGGCCTTTTATCTTACTGTACAGATTTTTGGGCTCATCATTTGCTATCACCGAGCCCTTGTTGAGTATTATCAGCTCGTCGGTTATCGTGTCGATATCAGAGACTATGTGTGTCGAGATGATTATTATGCAGCGCTTTTTCAGGCTGACCATTATGCGCTTGAACTGCTCACGCTCAAACGGGTCAAGTCCTGCTGAGGGCTCGTCAAATATCAGTATCTCAGGGCTGCCGAGGATAGTCTGCGCAATGGCGAGCCGCTGTTTCATGCCGCCTGAGAATGACTTTATCTTGTCGTTTATGCTGTCTTTTAGGTTAACAAGAGAGAGTACACGCTCTATCTCAGAGGGTATGCCTGCATTGTCGATGCCTTTTAGTATGCACATGAATTTCAGGAACTCATAGGCAGTATAGCCCGGGTAAAACGGCTGCGACTGGAACTGAAAGCTGAGCCTTTCACGGTAGCGCTCGCCCATTCTGAACACGTCCTCGCCGTTATACAGTACCTCGCCGCCCGTGCGCTTTATCACGCCGGATATGCAGTTCATGATAGTTGTCTTGCCTGCCCCGTTCGGGCCTAAGAGAGCGTTTATCCCCGTCTTGAAGGTGCAGCTTATTCCATTTAGTGCCTGCTTTTTGCCGTAGCGCTTTGACAGGTCTTTTACCTCCAGGCTGCTCATGATACCACCTCCGGCATTCCGTCTTTCATCTTTTCAAATGCATCATAATCCCACTCGCCGCTTTGCATCAGCATATTGATATGCAGCTGTTTGTCAACAGTATAGACCTTTGTGTCCATATTCTGATCATATGTGATAATGACAAAAAACTCATCATTTCCCGGGAAAGTGCTAATGCTGTATATATACTCAAACCAGTATTTTTTTCCCTCGTTTAACTCCTCGTCGCCTGTTATCCTTACGGGAGTATTTATTTCATCAAGGTAATACAACACATAGCACCAGAACCCGTCAGGCTTCTGCTCACGGACAAGTATAATCATTCTGCCGTCAAAAACTGTGTAGTAGTAGATACGCTTCTCTCCGTCAAAGCCTGCTATATGCTCACTTTGCTTGCTGTTTATGTCATAGCAGCAGAGGTCATAGTCTTCGTCTGTGTAGTATATGCTGTCACCTGTTGGCATAAACATCACACCGTTGTTGTCTGATATCTGACTACCGACGGTAAGCCCTGTATCAGTTAGCTTGTCAGGCTCCTCCCTCGGGGCATAATAAAGCTGCTCTGTATCGCTTTGTGAATTATAGCGTGTGATGTACAGCCGCTGTTTATCAATGTAGTACCAGTCAGCCTGAACGATGAGTGAAGGCTTTTCCCCCTCATGCATGGAATACAGATACGACTCCTGTGGGGTGAAGTGAGCCTTTTCATATCCGTCTCGCTCGTTAAAGAATATCTCACCGTCAAGTGAAAGCGACATACATCTTATCTCACGGCCGTCATCTGCTGTATAGAGCGTTGTCATCTCATGTGTATTATAGTCTATCCTGATTATGTGATAGCGTGTTATGCCTTCATCAAACATACTGGCACCGGCGATGTATTCAATATACACAGCATATATAAAACCACCGTAGGGTGATATGCATCTCAGCCTGTCACCGAGCTCTGAGATATCTGTACATACACCGCTCTGAGTGTCGCACTCAATAAGCTGCTCTCTGCCGCACAGATAAAAAAGTCCGTTTGAAAAAGCATTACTGATGTCATTCTCTGAAAACAGCCCAACGGCTGACCTCATAAGATACCCGTCCTCGCTGTTTAATGCGGCCGCCGGCTCTGTGTCAGTTTCAGGGACGTTTGCCTTTGCTATAGACCATGTTACAGCAAACACCGCAAATGACATCACTGCGGCTATAAGATACAGCAGAAAAATCTTTTTCATATCATTCACTTCCAAAGACTATTTTTATGCCGCAAAGTGTGCCGGATTTTTCGTCAGGTTCAAAGAATACTCCCTCTATGACCTCACCGCCGTCACCACGCCTGATAAGCGCAGCTGAGCCTTTCCTGTATGCATCAACAGGCCATTCATTCTTAAAGCCGTATGACCTGTAATAGTCCTCGACGATAGAGCCGTATTCATCACCCACGCTTAAATCCATAATGCTTATCAGATCGGAGGCTTTATAGGCGCTGCACACATAAAGTGTCGTCACCCTGCTGTCTGCGTCTGCGCTCTTGGCTGTTGCCTTGAAGCAGATATCTTTTGTGCCTTTTTTGCAGAAAACGACTGCCGTTTCACCGTCTGCCTGCTGAGTATTGTATATATCGGCATACTCGCAGAGCGCCCCTATCGTAAGTGGAAGCGATATGGGCTTGCCGTCTATCCTGAGAGTTGATACAGCTTTGTCAAATCTGTTTTTATGGACAGTTTCGTTAGTCTGTATCTGCACATCTGCCACTGATGAGCTGTCTGTCTTGTTAAGCGCCGATATACCGAGAAATACCGCTGAGAACACTATCACCAATACCGCTGCAGCGCTTACAAATGAAAGTCTCGGCTTTACTCTTGCGCCTGACCTTGCAGTCTTAAAGCTCTCAGGCGGAAGATCAAGTATATCAGCGCTGTGATACGTCCTTACCGCCAGACGGATAAGCTGTTCTGCCCTTTTGTCTGTCATCACTTTTCCTCCTTTTCAAGATAGCGGCGTATATCTGCTATCGCCTTGTAATACTGCGCCTTGACTGCCCCCTCACGCTTGCTAAGAGCCTGCGCTATCTGTGCAAAGCTCATATCAAGGCTGTGGCGCATAAAGAATATCTTCTGCACAAATGCGCTTTTTGTAAGCAGCCGTTTGTTTATCTTAAGCAGCAGCTCACGGTCATTGTCATCTGTTGTCTTATCATTCAGGTCAGGCTCTGATGCGGCGAGTGACCTGTGCCTTCTGGCAAGGAGATAATACTTTATCATAACCCTCTTGGCTATAGACAGCACAAGTGCATTCGGGCTTTTTATCTCATCGCTTCCGTGCCTTAGAGTATACTCATAAACGGCTATATATGTATCCTGAAAAATATCATCTATATCGCCTATACTCCTGCAATGTATACAGATGTATCGGTATATATCATTCTTTGTGTTCTGGTATATGCTTTCAAAGTCTGCGCTCAAAGCCTTCCCTCCTTTCCGGGAGATATCTTCTGAATATATTGTACAGCTTACAGACCCAAAGTTATTACGCTTATATTAACATTTTATAAACATTTCAAGCAAAAAAACAGCCTTACACACAGGTGCATAAGGCTGTTATCACATTAATACTTATTCTGAGCTGATGTCATCTGACATAGAGCCCGTTTTCATTTGCATCTACACGCAGTATTTTATCTTCGCTGATGTCTGCTGCAATTATCTTTTTAGCTATAAGCGTCTCAACGCCCGACTGGATAAATCTCTTTAACGGTCTTGCGCCGAATGCAGGGTCAAAGCCGTGGTCGATGATGTATTCCTTTGCCTTGTCAGACACTTCAAGCGACAGCTGCTTGTCAGCAAGTCTTGCTCTTAGGTCTTTGAGCATCAGGTCAACTATCATAACGATGTTGTCCTTGACAAGCGGCTTGTAGTAAACTATCTCATCGAGCCTGTTTAAAAACTCAGGGCGGAAGTGCTGCTTTAAGAGCGCATCTACCTGTGCTCTTGCATCAGCGCTTATCTCGCCGTTTGGCTCAATTCCGTCAAGGATAAACGGCGAGCCGAGGTTAGAAGTCATGATTATGACAGTGTTTTTGAAATCGACCGTCCTGCCCTGCGAATCGGTTATACGTCCGTCGTCGAGCACCTGAAGGAGAATATTGAAAACATCAGGGTGCGCCTTCTCCACCTCGTCAAGCAGTATGACGCTGTAGGGCTTTCTTCTGACAGCTTCTGTGAGCTGGCCGCCCTCTTCGTAGCCGACATATCCGGGAGGTGCGCCTATAAGCCTGCTGACTGAGAACTTCTCCATATACTCCGACATATCAATACGCACCATGTTCTTCTCGTCGTCAAACAGCGCCTCAGCAAGAGCCTTTGCAAGCTCTGTCTTGCCGACACCTGTAGGCCCGAGAAACAGGAACGAACCTATCGGCTTGTTGGGGTTAGCAATACCTGCACGGGACCTGAGTATAGCCTCGCTGACCTTTGTTACCGCCTCGTTTTGACCTATTACACGCTGATGAAGAATACCTTCAAGCCCCAAGAGCTTTTCTCTCTCGCCCTCCATGAGCTTTGATACGGGTATGCCTGTCCAGCGTGAAACTATACGGCTTATCTCCTCCTCTGTCACCTTGTCGTGGAGCAGAGTGTCGTCTGTCTTGTTTTCTGCCTGCGCTTCAAGCTCTGAAAGCTGTGCCTTAAGCTGCGGCAGCTTGCCGTATTTGAGCTCGGCAGCCTTATCAAGGTCATACGAGCGCTCTGCAAGCTCTATCTGCGAACCTACGGCTTCTATCTCCTCTCTTATCTTTTGCAGCCTGCCGATAGAGTTTTTCTCGTTATCCCACTTTGCCTTCATTGAAGCGAATTTCTCTCTGTACTGTGCAAGCTCCTTCTGCACCTCGGCAAGATGCTCCTGAGAGATCTTGTCTGTCTCCTTTTTAAGTGCGGCTTCTTCTATCTCGTGCTGCATTATCTTTCGTGAGATATCATCAAGCTCAGAGGGCATAGAATCCATCTCTGTCTTTATAAGTGCGCAGGCCTCATCGACAAGGTCAATCGCCTTATCGGGAAGGAAACGGTCGGTTATATACCTGTTTGAAAGGGTCGCAGCTGCGATGAGCGCCGAGTCGTGTATCTTGACGCCGTGGAAGACCTCATATCTCTCTTTAAGGCCACGCAGGATTGATATGGTATCCTCGACTGTCGGCTCGTTTACCATTACCGGCTGGAAGCGTCGTTCCAGGGCTGCATCTTTTTCGATGTATTCACGGTATTCATCAAGGGTGGTCGCACCTATGCAGTGCAGCTCACCACGGGCAAGCATAGGCTTTAGCAGGTTGCCTGCGTCCATTGCACCGTCGGTCTTGCCTGCGCCGACTATGGTATGCAGCTCGTCGATAAAGAGGATTATCTTGCCCTCACTCTTTTTGACCTCCTGCAAAACAGCCTTAAGTCTCTCCTCAAATTCGCCCCTGTACTTAGCTCCTGCGATAAGCGAGCCCATATCGAGCGAGAAAAGCGTTCTGTCCTTAAGATTAGAAGGCACATCGCCCTTGACTATACGCATAGCAAGCCCCTCGGCTATCGCTGTCTTACCAACACCCGGCTCACCTATCAGAACAGGGTTATTCTTGGTCTTACGGGAGAGGATACGCACAGCATTTCTTATCTCCGTCTCACGGCCTATCACAGGGTCGAGCTTGTTCTTGCGTGCAAGGTCAGTTAAGTCCTGGCCGTATTTTTTGAGCACGTCATAGGTATCCTCAGGGTTCTGCGAGGTGACACGGGAGTTGCCACGAACTGTCTGCAAGGCCTTTAAAAACTCCGCCTTGTTGATATTAAACGCCGTGAGGAACTTCTGTGTGTCGCTGTCGGCTTCGTTTAAAAGCCCCAAAAACAGATGCTCTACAGACACATACTCGTCCTTCATCTGCTCGGCTGTCTTTTCGGCGTTGGTGAGTGCCTTTTCACACTCGCTTGATACATACACGCTGTCAGCCGGGCGTGAGCCGCCGTACACCTTGGGCATATTGTTCAGCTGAGTGTAGAGATACTGCTTTGCAGCGGTGGGGTCGATACCCATTTTCTCAAAGAGCTGCGGGATAAGGCCGCTTTCCTCATTGAGCAGTGCTGTCATAAGATGCAGCTGTGTTATCGAATTGTTCTGATACTCGGTCACGAAGCCCTGTGCTGCCTGTATAGCCTCGACCGAGCGCTGTGTCATTTTGTTTATGTTCATACCTCTCATCCTTTCTTTATATTTTATCTATTCCGTTTTTAAGTGCATTGCTGTATATCTCAGATACCGTATGAGCGGCCGCCTCAGGCATATCAGCGCTTGCAAAATAGCCCTTGAGTGCTGCGTCAAAGGCCTTGACATACTCACCTATCAGCTCGCCCAGCTGCTCTGAGCTTATGCTTTTTTCGCCCTTGGGGAAGTATATCTCTCTTACCAGCCTGTCGCTGTCGGCAAAGTATTTGACATCACGCTTGTTATGCTCTCGCTCGCTGCTTATCCATGCATTATAGAATGACGACAATATCTGCATAAATGCCTGCGACCTTGTGCGGAAGGATATCTTAAGATTGCCTATATGCTCACCCTCAGGCGTGCGCAGAAGCTCAACACTGTAGCGCACTGTCGGCTTATACTTATATGCGATAGGGCTCCTGAAAGCAAGGGCTGTGTCTGCCGTCGAGCTGTCCTGTATAAACTGCTCATCAAGCAGGCGGAAGATGTTATCAAAAATATCCTTAATCCTGCGCTCGGGAGTAACGACCGACACACGCTCGGCGAGAATCTGATTTATAAGATTGCTCCTGTTTGTCCCCAGTCTCAGAGCCATCAGATCGACCGCTGCTACCACCTCATCACTCAGGACTATACTGTAAACGCTTTTGCTCATACTGTTCACCTCTCATTTCGTGTTCCTTAGTTTATATAAAGTATAACACACGTTTTATAATTTGTCAAGAGGTTTATATAAATTTCTTTACACGTTTTTTAAAAACAGTAAGACCGCCCGGTGATCGAGCGGTCGTAAGAGCTTATATCTTTCTTTTCCTTATCCTCTTTATCAGCTGGGTGCCAGCCTTGTCGAGCCTTTCAAAATCCATTGCGGCAATGTAATACTTCTCTATTTCATCGTGCGCCTGCTTTGCGAGGGTGAGCGTTTTGGCAGCCTCGTCCATAAGTGTGCGTGCAGCGGAGCGGTTGAGGCGCAGGCGTGGGGCTTTAAGAGCTATCACGTCTTCGTTGTAATACTTCATAAGGTTTACTGCCCTGCCGGTGCGCCCGACATCGGTCAGCTTATTTACAGAGATAAACGCCGCATCAAGCTCGGGTATCATTATATGCTCTGTAACGTCGCACCCGAGAAGCTGTGTCACGCAATTGATAACATCATAGCCCCTCTGTGATGCATACTGCGAGAGCTCATCAAGCAGCAGCGAGGAAGCCGCAAAGAATTCATCTGTGAATCTGTATACTCTGCAGCAGCCAAGCAGTGTGTCGATATATGTCTTGCAGCCGTCCATAGTTACTGCCGATAGCTGCCTTGTCATAAGCTCACCGGTGCCGCTGCCGTGGCCGGTTATCACACGCTTTTCTATGCGGCCTGCAAGCGCCTTTATGCCTGAGCGGTCAAGCGCCTCGCTGCCGAGAGAATATGTGTCAAAAGCTATATCAGACAGCGCACATACATATCTGCCCGAGCGTTTGAGATACGATGAGTTTAGCGCCATAGCGTCCATGACCTGAGCGGAATGCTTTTCAAGCTCTGATTCGTTCCAGAAATCTCCGAGGTTGACTATCACCTGTTTTATAGCAGGCACAACAGGGTCAAAGGTATGCGGCGCTGTGCCGTCAACGACGATAGTCTTATAATCATCAA from Ruminococcus sp. NK3A76 includes these protein-coding regions:
- a CDS encoding RNA polymerase sigma factor, with amino-acid sequence MSADFESIYQNTKNDIYRYICIHCRSIGDIDDIFQDTYIAVYEYTLRHGSDEIKSPNALVLSIAKRVMIKYYLLARRHRSLAASEPDLNDKTTDDNDRELLLKINKRLLTKSAFVQKIFFMRHSLDMSFAQIAQALSKREGAVKAQYYKAIADIRRYLEKEEK
- a CDS encoding ATP-binding cassette domain-containing protein; amino-acid sequence: MSSLEVKDLSKRYGKKQALNGISCTFKTGINALLGPNGAGKTTIMNCISGVIKRTGGEVLYNGEDVFRMGERYRERLSFQFQSQPFYPGYTAYEFLKFMCILKGIDNAGIPSEIERVLSLVNLKDSINDKIKSFSGGMKQRLAIAQTILGSPEILIFDEPSAGLDPFEREQFKRIMVSLKKRCIIIISTHIVSDIDTITDELIILNKGSVIANDEPKNLYSKIKGLVWEIPEEEMGELPLERLYYEDTRCKTISKQRPTQNAILCEPTMNDLYFCGQLDSSLLGGKEI
- the clpB gene encoding ATP-dependent chaperone ClpB, whose amino-acid sequence is MNINKMTQRSVEAIQAAQGFVTEYQNNSITQLHLMTALLNEESGLIPQLFEKMGIDPTAAKQYLYTQLNNMPKVYGGSRPADSVYVSSECEKALTNAEKTAEQMKDEYVSVEHLFLGLLNEADSDTQKFLTAFNINKAEFLKALQTVRGNSRVTSQNPEDTYDVLKKYGQDLTDLARKNKLDPVIGRETEIRNAVRILSRKTKNNPVLIGEPGVGKTAIAEGLAMRIVKGDVPSNLKDRTLFSLDMGSLIAGAKYRGEFEERLKAVLQEVKKSEGKIILFIDELHTIVGAGKTDGAMDAGNLLKPMLARGELHCIGATTLDEYREYIEKDAALERRFQPVMVNEPTVEDTISILRGLKERYEVFHGVKIHDSALIAAATLSNRYITDRFLPDKAIDLVDEACALIKTEMDSMPSELDDISRKIMQHEIEEAALKKETDKISQEHLAEVQKELAQYREKFASMKAKWDNEKNSIGRLQKIREEIEAVGSQIELAERSYDLDKAAELKYGKLPQLKAQLSELEAQAENKTDDTLLHDKVTEEEISRIVSRWTGIPVSKLMEGEREKLLGLEGILHQRVIGQNEAVTKVSEAILRSRAGIANPNKPIGSFLFLGPTGVGKTELAKALAEALFDDEKNMVRIDMSEYMEKFSVSRLIGAPPGYVGYEEGGQLTEAVRRKPYSVILLDEVEKAHPDVFNILLQVLDDGRITDSQGRTVDFKNTVIIMTSNLGSPFILDGIEPNGEISADARAQVDALLKQHFRPEFLNRLDEIVYYKPLVKDNIVMIVDLMLKDLRARLADKQLSLEVSDKAKEYIIDHGFDPAFGARPLKRFIQSGVETLIAKKIIAADISEDKILRVDANENGLYVR